The following is a genomic window from Neodiprion pinetum isolate iyNeoPine1 chromosome 3, iyNeoPine1.2, whole genome shotgun sequence.
tagttaaacaagtctttaacgtcaatttattcttgcacgagcattaaattttcgcaacagttacaagaaaatatagcaacagtgatcgtaatgagaaagaatagtaacggataccagactttctggtaacagctacgaaactaattttcattttgtacctagaactatatttttcgattgtggtaaaaaatgaaaacagttaaggactgagcggtaaccggaactaaggatttctctcacaatcagtgcaATTTTCGCTGCCGCGGACGATACAAAGGCATtgtgtacgtacctacgtatgtTACATATGTACGTGCGAATTAAGAGTATGCGAGGATAAGATGATTCGAACAAGATCAGGCCGCGTTCTTAAAGAATCGCTGCAATTTATAATTGAGTCACGATCTGTCTGCATCGATTTTGAAGGAACATCACATTTATCTAATTGTagaaatgtatatatgtgtatatactaCATACATTGCCGCCGCGACTTGATAACGATTAAATTAATAGAGAAAGGTTTACAAATatcttataattatatacgtatacgaaacCTACAGCACATTTCTTACATTATCCTATAAATTTCCGAACAAGCAAAAGCTCCCAGAGGACCATCATCCTATAATTATCTCTTCCATGCACACAAAAAAGGAGGAGGGTATAGATATTATCGCgcgacgaaaaataaaattcagcaACTTGTCGGACGTCGTAAAGTTATTGTACAAAACGTTCTACACGggtattatttatacacagaCGAGAACAATATAAACGCGAGGTTATACGTTAGCAAAAATCTAACACAGAGAATGGCAGcttgatataaataaattgaaaagaagaagaaccaAAAAACAAGGCACTGAAttcgaaatcgaaaaataatgaacGTGTAGGCGACGAATGACGAATGTCGTTACTTCTTTTGTTACACTTCagtgaaaagaaacgaaatgaggtcaagattaaaaaaaaaaaaataataattaaccaAAGAAAAGCACGAATTACGAGAGTAAAATTGtcgtaatttttaaaatttatttctttcgatTTCCATCGACGGCGTCAAGTTACGTCTTCCCATGCACACACGCATCACCCTCCCGCCCCGTAGATGTGCGTTATAGACGCCGCGCGATATCTATTTTTCGCTCGTTCCTATTAGGTACACGTGCACCGAGCCGAGTGGTGCAACGCGGCGTGCAGTATTATACATAACAGCGGCGATTGTACCTGCAGCACTCGTATACTATCGCGTTGACCGTGGTCAAGACAACCGTATTATACATTCCGCACGTCTATGTCCAAGCAAGCCTGTTCCTGCGATTATTAGTGCGCAGGTAAAGAGaggaggggggaaaaaagggAGGAAATCATTATCGATATTTTGGACTGCTGATACGTAAACTCGTATGGCAAAGTGaggtaaattttcaatttctataaAACGTGTCAAGTCGACCGTATAAGagacaacaattttttttagtacattatatatatatatatatatatgtatgtatctatTATATAACTTCTGGCGGGGATTAAgcgattataataatacatccTCTTGACAAAAACTTGATATAGCCTTtgtaaatatgtgtatatatatatatatatatatatatatatatataatatattgtgtaACATGGATTTGCAATTATCTGATAACGACGCTATCGAGATGAAGAAGAGGAATTTGAGTTGAAAATGGCTTAAGGCGATGTTGCGCGCCGTTTATACCTACgctttgaaaaacttttgcaCAATTTTTGACCACTTACTTATCtgttgtttttattcataatttgtTATGACGTgaggaggaaagaaaaaaaaaaaaaaaacaaacatagagaaagaaagataccGAAACAAACAACCCGTTGAACAGGAACCGAAACGTGgactgaatttaaaaatatagatataGAGTTGCGGGTAAGAGTTTGACATGAAAAAacgaggacgacgaggacgacgaggacAAGAAGCAACAAAGAAACTTGGTTAGAGGAAGCAGTCAAGCCCCTCGTCTATTTTTAAATCCGTACGCTCGTCCGTCGAACAGCAgcgtataataatacgtaacTAATACCTAGTAGCGTAATCAGTATACGGTACCACACACacctctatatatatatgtatgtatgtatgctaTTGATGCTCTGCGGCGACCAAACCTAACCAGgttatttttcagatttatgaaaattatcgtCCAACAAACTCGTACAGTATAGTTATAAACGTCTTGTATTTTCCCAAGGTCGTTCGTAAATGCGCAAACAATTGAACCCGTTgcaaataatgataataatattaaacgaTTGATAATGATAAATCAATAAAACGATTGCTGCTGCATGTACGCAACCTGCACAcgcgtaaaaaatatttgatacatATACATTGCAGTAATAAATAGTGATAATAACTAATTCAATTACATTTCTCACGAAATatctatgtgtatatatattatatataaaatataacgaGGCTGTAGAGATCCGGTagaattgataataaaaaaaaaattaagaaaataaggTACAATTAGTGAAATCTTATAATTGATAAGACGCCGCGGTGCTCGTTACGTGGCATTCCACGTAAGTGCATACGTACATATTGACATACCCATGCACACATACCATATCGGTTTATACGAAAATGTCTACATCGCGTTTAATCACGGTTTGCAATCAGCTGATtgtcttctctctctctccctccccgCATGTGTCCATGTCCCTCTACCCAACACGTATGTACAGGGTATTCCGTCAGCTGATACGCAGCCGATCGCGTAGACTCGTTGTCATTTGCACATGTGGCGCCACCAGATTTGACTCGAGTCACTCGAGTGACGTCGTACGACGTTACGTACCACCGAGGAAAATTGTGAACAAACAACGTGCGCACCTATATAACgtatctatataatatattatattatatgtgttCATGTACACACTGCGGTATTGTAGTAACGCAATCGCAtgcatagatatatatgtaactTTATTATAACACATGTTCCACGTCCAGAAGAgtacacacgcgcacacacacaatGTAGCGATATGTGGTGGACGTATGTACCGCGTTTACCTATAATAATGCTGTACGGCGCCGATAGGGACTGggtattattgttattattacggTTATAATATCTACCGGCCCAAGCTTCCATCCTTAAACAGAGAACGACGGCGCTTCAATTCAACCGATACATGGAAAATTGAGAAGAACTTAAACATCTTTTTAAACTCGTTCGATATGTATTCGCGTAAGAAAATACTCCTTCCGAGACGCGGCATATGATCTATGACCGTACGACTACCCCATGGTGTGCAATACGTGTTACCATTTACACCACAGCGTAGTACATAATTATTCCGATGTATAATTATGATGTAATagtatatttttctatacCGGACAAGGAAtaaagtaagaaaaagaagggaaaaaaaaaacaattactaCATTACGAAAAACTAAACGATTCGTATATAAATTAACGATTGTGTTAAAGTTTAAAACAtccgatcttttttttttctttctcttcttagTTTCCTTGTTTTTCGACAATCAAATTACGCACAATACCACATATTATTGTAGGTTAAAAGAAGTGTTATTCTAGTCTCTTCGGTATGTTCGTAAAATCTCAAAAACATGTAGGTATATCATAATGACGGTACATTACGTAGGAAAACCTGTCGAAGTAGGTACAGCTGTGAAATCCTTATACCTGTATCAAActgtaataagaaaaaaagacaaaaaaaagagagagagagagagagagaaagagagaaccCACCTACAGGATCCTGACGACGATCGAGCGTTGTGCAGGGTTTTTATTTTGGCGTgccttgaaaattatttcgcaCACCCACGTGGACCCGCGATTGCAcgtcttttcttattttctcacAAACTTTGccagaaattttcttttgtgcATTCGTTTGAGGGGAAATTGGCAAatagaattgaataaaatgaaatgaaatgaaaaacaaaaacaaacaacaatgaaaagaaaaatagaccGCGAAACCTTATTTTCCAAAGCGCCATTGGCCATCGTATAGAAAACACAAGAGCGTGCAAGCAAGTGTCGTCAAAGAAgtaaatcgaaattttttgcatgcGGAAAacagagagaggaaaaatcgAGGAGCGAGATGTTTGTATATCGCTTACTTCCTATTACAGGCAACAaagtacatacataaatacattCGTGCGTAAATGTGATAACGTACCGATGTACGTTCGCCGCGTACAGCAATGGGAATATGTAAACAAGAAGAAGGCATTCAGCCGGCCGGCGGCGCGGCGTGGTTCGCGTCTTATTTATAGAAGCAAATTATTGTGCAACAAAACGCGGGGCTTACGTAACTTGCCGTcggtctctctttctccttctctttcgATTTCTATTTCTCTTGCTCCTTCTGTCCGTCTTTTGCAaacttctcttctcttctatTCTCTAGTCTCGTTATTTCTATGCAATTTATTAGTGATATTAATGAAAATGTTTGCCCGACTTCTCGTGTAAAGTGTTTCTTTCTCAAATTCGAACCGTAGTGGTCGCAAGTACATACGTTGTATTGTTTCGTTTCATTGAGGAGAAAGACTAAAAGCTTGCCGCCAGTGCTAATTGTcgaaaattatgaaagaaaCCTCagaataacaacaacaacaataataataataataacaacatcAACACGAGGGGAAACAAACCCGGTCGgttatattgtatatacataaatacacgGCACGTCCTACCACGCCTCTGATTCGCGTTTTCAAAACAACTCTTATAATAAAAACCGCGCCTCGGGTTGATCATGCGGTTGAGGTCCGAGTAAGGCtttatgaattaaaaattcctGACACGAGAAATACGCGATTCTACACGTGTTTCGTCatgtcattaaaaaaaaaagaaaaaaaaaagaaatatagttgaaaattatattatcgaTATTGGTGTCAATTCCAAGGCCGTCGGGAATTACTACACAGGCAAAACTATTTGATTTATCGAAATAATGCTATTGAAATATCGTCGTTCGATTGACCCGCAAGATGATATGAAACACAGTAAAAGCAAAAGCAAAACcaaagatatgaaaaaaaaaaaaaatgcaacatAATCGCACGTATTTACCTATCTGCTTCCCGTCATAATATTGCTGTTATggatcgaaaaatttaaaccgTTAATAACGAgagtaagaataaaaaaattgaaaatttcctcACGAATTAACTGGTAAGACCTGCGTACAGAATGACTACACGATATACGCTCATAAACTTATTACACGAGGTAATTGTAAATACAAGAGCGAGTACGCGACGGCAAATGGCGTGGCGGAGAGGAAGGAGCGTTGAGTGCAGAGACGAAAATCGAGAATAAAAGGTGAATCGAGagaagaaggaaggaaagcaggtaggcaggcaggcagccgGCCGGCCGGTCAGTCGGCGCCTCGCACCAGCTGAGTAAAATGAATTCGTTTAAATGCGCGTACATCGCGCGTCCTCCGTCCCACGTTTCTAATTATAGAAGTTCATTATCGCGGCGCTCGGACGCGCTCCGGTCTTCGGTTCGATAAGCGAATTACAACGGACAAAAGTTGACCCCACGGATGGGAATCGGGATcggctgcagcagcagcagcaaaagcagcagcatcatcatcatcatcagcaGGGGGATGTCGAGGGAGCGGCGGCAGGGCGGCGAGGGTCGGGGAgcagagggggggggggggggggggaggaagggagagagagagacgaggAGGGAAAACGTCGAGAAACGTGGGGTGGTGTCAACGGGAGAGACGGAGGTGCGCGTGTGTTTTTAGCCGGTAGCGCGAAATGGCGCGTCTGGTATAAGCgagaaacgagagaaaaatagaatattttgTAGCACGTTTTCGGTCGGCTTACCTGCAGAGTTCGGCTTCCTGTTCGTCCACCGCTTCAACGATTTCCTCGAGGAGAATTCTGTCGTCACTATTACTAAACACTGACATAATTCGTCGATCTACGCCACTTTGGTAAACCGCGTATTTTCACGTCCCACGGGTCacagagaatatgaaaatacaGTAGCACACCTCCGTTTTGGATGGTtagaatgataataataatgataataataataacaacaaaaacaacaacaacaacaacagcaacaacacaCACTTGAAACTCGCACAGGATATTTATACGACGTTATTGCGTACCATTTATCACGTATATCGTATATCAAACGCACGTCGGTTTTCGTCCGTCCACGGGGCAGCCACACCGCGGCGCACACACAACGCCCGATCGCGTTTTGTAATGGCGATCTTTGGCGGGAAACAGCTGAGGGCCCCCACGACGACGCACCGTGGATCACCAGGGATCACTCCGCCGCCGGCTACCCTAACCCACCGCCGAGTTTTATTACGCACCTCCGATATCGGGTGATAAAAATTGGTGCGACTGAGAAAACGGGACGAACCGCGGACTCGAATTAGGgcgaaataaaacaaactgCGACGAAAGTCATCGTCCACTAACTCTTACACACGAAATATCCACCGACCGGCATGCGAAATAACTCGAGCGAAGCGACGGACTAGTTTTCCTCCGTGTAGCTTACGCTAGACGTGCGCCACGGCCGCGCGGGAAACATCTGCCAGCTGGCGGAGGCCCCGCCCATAGAATACGCCGGGTATCCCCCCCTCTCATTCCTGCCATCCCTACGCCGAACGCCCCGCTCCGTAGCCTCGTCCCGCACGATACGCAAGTACACAAGCCCACGACGACCCGCCGGCCGGCCACACGCCGTGACAGTTGACGATAAAAACTGCCCCACTCTTCTCTCCCCCGCCCCAAAGCCCGTGGCGTCGCCCCTCGTCAGCCGGCGTTACGCTTACGTTGCGGTGTAGTACGCGACTCGAGGACTCTGCGCGTACCCGGGAGTATTTTTCGCAAGTACCTGGTTTACTGAACGCGGAATTGAAAACTCGGAGGGGTACGACCGAGAGGAATCGATAACGGTCGAAATCTCACCTTTTAGCCTTTATTGCGGAATAAAATGTTAGcgcaaaaaacgaataaatgaatacaatATTAGCGAACATTAGCTCgaaacgtttttcttttttctccgttCATCTTCATCGATGTCAACGGGCTAGATCTTTATCGTAATATTAATGATCAAAGTCTTTTAGGATAAAAATGTCTGCATTCACCAGCTGAACACTAGATGCTTACGGACGCACTTGTGTACAAAAGGACCCACGCGGTCGCTGGTGTGGTGCGACATACCGAATGGAACGCTTTGAGCTGATTACGGCGAATCGATAACCTACTGAACAAGTTTTTCCGTTTTAATTAGTGCATcgttataaaattcataacgTTAATCGTTCCCCTCGAACCATGCTTGGCGTTGTTCCGACTGTCTCGCGATTTCCTTCTTAGGGAACTTGCATTTTCGGGCTCGTTACGTGAATCAGGCAGACTATTGACATCTAGCGGTAGTTTTTGGTACTAGTCGAAGGACACTTCTAATATAAtctgattgtgaaaaaaaatggagggACGTTCAACTTAATTTTTAGACAAGAACCCTTTATCGTTATTtgcaaatatctttataataCAAGTGTAAAACattcattattcataaattttctcttcacttaatataaaagaaaatattcgaCGAGACAAacttacaaataaaaatagagGCCCtagattttcattcgaatctcGTATTGATAAATACTGTATCTTATCTACCACGATGTAATATTTGTTAtgtttagaaataaaaataatgctAATAAAATTATCACTTTCGGGTAAATTAAATACGACTTAATTAACGACGTTATTATAGTATCCTATATATCATGTATACTGCAACGTGTGTTGACCCATTACACCAAATTATGTTCATCGGTTAgtgacatttaaaaaaaaattgtagtaaGATTAACTGCTGAATCGAATCACTTTTTGATGAGAAAACTTCAATCGTCGTAAAGTTTTAATAGTTAACTTAATTCCCTGTACCGAAACTATTACCCACTGACATTGCTTGaactattttttgaaacaatggAATGGCACAAGTATTAATCACAAGGTGAGGAAACTTTTTATCCATACAAAATGGCAGGAGATGAATCGATTGCCAAACTAATCCCAAGCCAGTACCGTACCATGAAATATATCTTCGGTGTccggatggaaaaaaacatTGTCGAACATTGCCAGGAAGCTTGACGAAGCAGGAACTAGAACCGAGCCAAAAACATTTATTCGGTCACCAGTCCGAATATTggtattttaattaaaaacattaatttcaattctcGCGTCGTTTATATGAATGCATCTGCCAATGTTCGActattattgaattattatcaCGAGTTAGTGATAAACCGTTACCTTGCAAACTGAGCCTAGTCCAATGGGTCAACAATCTTCATATTTTGCATCTACAAATAATTCGTCAACAATCTCTTTGCAAATTCGTTAATGGTATATAACTCATTTCTCAAAGAACAGTCCCTTACCACAAGGACATTATtgaacataaataaataatagaaatGCCATTCTCGATTTGACGTATTAAATTAGTATTTGTAGATGCAAGGGGAGAGAGGGGGACCTagatttaaatttataatattcaaatcgaCTGGTTTCATTCACTGTACCGGTGAGTAAGCTATATTTACTGCTCTAGATGCCAGGTAAACGCATGCGCCATTACACAATCACTTATCACCATTCTACCAGccacttttgaaaattcgcatcttattcaaactttttatGCTTCAAGTATTTATACAGACAAACAAGTGCTGAGAAATGTAATCACCTACATGATATTAGGTATCGGCAAACAAAAAtgcattttcttttcattcagtgatgtacgtacatacaacATGGCTGATGCATCTTCCTGATATGGAGTGCGTTAAACAATGGATTTACACGTTGCGGCCGCATTGGATAATGAGAATTACTACCAGCCAAATACTGTTCGAGTGCAGCATTGGCAAACCACAAATTTGTAGATGAGTAATATGCATTTAAGCAGGAATGTATTTCAcgtttatgtataattaaaagCTGTTCGTAATATTGACTCCCAGTTTTGGGTTTGGCCATTTTTTGGAATTAGTTCTCAGTATTAAATTCATTCTAACTAGGCTAATGGTTCGTACTTGTTTAGCACAATCTATGTTGACGTAATTTATTCTAAGATATAGCAAATGTAATTAAAAAGCAGAATTGCTTTTTGTACCCAGTGTGGATACATAGgtaatttaaacaaaataggGGAAAGTTGAGCAAGCTTTAGTCAAACTGTGGTTTAGATGTTACATTTTGACAGTGGCCTGTCACGACATCCTAAATATCCCTTACTTCTGTCAAGTGAGATAAAAGAATCTTCTcagatttctgaaaaaaatcttattgCATGTATGTCGCAAACTACAAAGGATTTTACTTTACTTATGTGTAATGTAAGTCTGGTCTAAAATATAGGTATGCACGACTTGCACAGTAAAGATAAGTTAAGTAGGGCAAGAGCAGCGACAGGTTGCGGGGCAACATTGTCACCGACTATTTGTATTAACTGATTATCGCttatttttgtatatatttactatttgtgtAAACTACTacgaaattattcattaattctCGTAACGCCACGTGTGACAAAGTTGTCCCACATACACTACTCTAACTGTAGTTGCCGTATTTCTATAGGTATTACATGtcgaatttttctcaaatattatgaattgtgaaaatttgtacTCAACAAAGTCATCTCTAATTAAGAATTTGTCGCTTctataaaattacttttttccttgttGACTAAAATTTCAGAACATTAAATACTACATCAACGGTATTAGGCTTGTTCGAATCTTCCCTACAAATTTGTAGATACGTGTGACGTTTTACGAATCATACTTGTAATTATAGTATTTTAATTTCGTTTACCTTGTCATGCTAATCTTGCGGATTTTAAATGTTTTGTGATGTCTTCTGTACTGTTAAGATTCAACATGCTCGTTTATGACTTCTCAGCGTTTATACTTTGCATCAGAATTGAgcaataattgtaattatgaTGAAAGCACATACGAGAATTCGGAAAGTGCTAGCAGATATAGAACTTGAATCAGATTATAGCAAAAGCCGTTTAAGTACAGTGAAGAATTTTATCCAGTCATTGATAAGAATCTCCTATAATTGGTGTAGCGTTTGTGTTTGCATGAATTCATACTGAGAACCacaaacaaattaattttgcatatttcactGCTAAATTAAGATTTCCGTGTTTGTAAAAATCATTATCACCATAAATTTGCAAATCATATCGAGTTACTGTGCATGGAACAAATTGTTTTCTCAGTTGCCTACTTTGTAAATCCATGTTTATCCTAAACTAATAATCTTATCGAAGATGAGCTATTATCCTAGCtttgttataataattttttcagtccTAGTTTCAACCGTTCCTGAGCTGGATTcactttgattttcaattgttgAATAAGATCAAATATCTTCAGGGAAGGCCCAACTTTAAAACCAGTTAGATCTATAATTTGATCTTTAGTCAAGGTGAGCAATGCATTTCCATCTATTTTACGCTTACTAAAATTGTCACAATACGTGGCACAATCGTTGACACGAAGGAACTGCGCAACGTCGAAAACATTCCATTCAGCAGGCACCAAATCACCGAAATCCGAATTCTTTTGCAGACCATCCGCTAACcgaggaataaatttattattcgctGAAGTTACCTGCAAATAAGAGCAAGGCTGTTAGTATTAGTACAGAGAATAGATGATCAGATGTAGTATCAAGACGGTCAACgattattaacaaaaatagCACTATTTGGGACTCAAGTATTCACCTACATGTTAGTTGCTATCAGTTTGAAAATTACCTATCGTTACCTTATGTTATTTGATCAGAACCATGAATAATAgatcgattttctttttcaaaaggAAAAACACGGTGAATCGATGATCAAAAGCCTTTTAAACCAAAATACGGCGAGGATTATGAAATTGTGGGCTATTGTGCATACAATACAATACTATatatcgacaaaaaaaaatgacacaaCGAATAGAAAGAACTTGATTTAGGTATGACACAAATGATATAACAGCATCCCAAAGCTCACGTTAATATAAGATGTAGCAGTTCTCCCCTTGGGTGGAATCAAATTTTGGGCCTCACTACGTGTTTCACTTTCAGCATGTCCTTGGCCAGTAGTAGGACTTGGCAGTGTTTGGTCAGGTCCGGCCGGTTCCTGTGCTGTTTCTGGCTCTCTGCCTCCCTCTTCCGGCAAACTTTCTAATTCTCGTTCTCTCTCAATTTTAGTACCTTGTGCCGGTTGTGGTTCTCTCTCACGATCACGACTTTCCATTCTACTACTTTGCCGGGGTAAAATACTTTTGGCACATGCCACCTTACCCCCTTTCTTCGGTTTTCGTTTACTTTTACGTTTAAGGCCTCTCGGTGATTTTACTGTGGATAATACATGAATTCATAAGTGTAAAAGAACCTTATAAAATCTTGAGCTGAAAGAACTGACTTAGTTTGCAATgagtgcaattttttttttttgcaactacacgtttctaaaaatttactcaacttaatattttatcatatttgaagaaacaaagaaaaaaaacgagattTATCGTGAACTTGTTAATCTGTTGAAATATCCTCCCTACACTCAAGAATATCTAAATTAAATAACTTTGAATTGCACACACTTGAACTTTTTGTTAAGATAAGCTTTTCaacaaataatcaatttacCAGTAGGACTAGTGTTTTTGCCAAGCAAACGGGGCCCTTCTAGCTTATGGTCGACGAGGTCACACCACCCGACAGGGTAAATGTCCGGACTATGACAATCGAGCCATTGATCATACTCATCCTCCCATCCATCAAAGTGTACCCTTAATAGCCTGCCAATTACCCTACTGATTGTAGCTACGCACACCAATCGAGGATCCATTAAATCAGCAGCTTCTAGTCGCATTCCTTCAATGAATCCATGCTGTGGAATTTCCTGTTCAAAATGTATATTAGGTATTAGGTTGAAGTATGCAATTTTCTGTCTTACGACAAAAATCACGAACCAAAAGCTACAACTGGTACAACATTACACATTACGAAAATTATGTAATCACAGACTAATCtaaattaaacaattaatatgACTCACGTATAAACACACATTTAGCATACATGCCAATATTGCTTTACTAAAAGTATAAGCTTACCCTATTGAAAAGTTGAACAGGTGCAGGGATATTATTAGTTTCAGCCAGGTATGCATCCCAGGTGAACGAAGTTGGATCGTATCCTTTTGGAGGTGTTAGCGGTAATCCATGTTGTGCGCAAAAACCAATTGGGAAAATACAAGGTGAACACGAGTGATAACAGAACCAATCCGCGCCGCTGGCGTCTTCGTCATAACTGTCAATTCTAATCATGATGTAATCTTCCTTTAATACTTGCATCACAGTAGCTGCACAGATAGCAGAAAGATTGAGAGGATCGATAGCCTCGATTTTCATCCCTTCACGAAACGTGTAACCTTGATGTGAATGATGATTCTTTTGTGCCAAAAAATAGCTGTCTGTTGCATCATCTTCGCACAATTGATCTAGCGAAACACGCTCCAAGTAGTCCGAGTACGCATCCAGAGTTTGTCCTACTTTCTTTGCCCATCCGACAGGATGAATCAGAGGTGAGTCTTCGTGGCACCAAAATCCGTTATCTTCCGGAGAAGAGTCGTAGTATCTGACGTGTAAACGTTTTCCTATAATTTTTTGCACTGTCGCAACTTTTACTTGTGAAATTCTATTCTTGTCCACCACTTCTAAATGAAGTCCACATCGGAATCGAGATTTCATACTATCGTTAACCTTGTTGTAAAAGTTAGTTGGCAGTGTTCTAGCGCCAGTTAATCGCCTCATTAGGAAATCCTTCCAATCTTTGTACTTGTTTGCTATTGCTGTAAAAGTAAATACGAGTCAGTTGGTATAAACTAGTCAAAGCATGCCGTTCCTACTTTACAAATAGTATAAGAACTCTAACATAAC
Proteins encoded in this region:
- the LOC124214493 gene encoding polycomb protein Sfmbt, giving the protein MDMQASNVYTSIPGMPELGMVWMSDMMMHGEPTHELMLDPRQPESPFFSHGSHSFDDLRNHHMGPPTMVRYLAPQFTAECSEPDEAMEAVDTQEIQNEYDPQTGPEMSEYMTIEDYMADGDREQVVTNAATQTQDNRNRKIKPIKHPGLVLKTPIAYQPHTDLNFIPIRKDGIAVCEKCGAIGVKHAFYTKERRFCSRACARSSEHTAPTADSTYSPSHPQQRTSSNPASPEDVKAIPNETIADEDDKESSDYSKAEVEKDKVVAEPAMPEDLPVRRKRTAEMAGSYDWTQQLTEPGFCAAPVSCFKHAPISEIWDNITVGMKVEVENTDCDEVCEAFPDSFWVATVLRISGYRALLRYEGFGHNADKDFWVSLCSNDIHPVGWCATIGKPLIPPNTIANKYKDWKDFLMRRLTGARTLPTNFYNKVNDSMKSRFRCGLHLEVVDKNRISQVKVATVQKIIGKRLHVRYYDSSPEDNGFWCHEDSPLIHPVGWAKKVGQTLDAYSDYLERVSLDQLCEDDATDSYFLAQKNHHSHQGYTFREGMKIEAIDPLNLSAICAATVMQVLKEDYIMIRIDSYDEDASGADWFCYHSCSPCIFPIGFCAQHGLPLTPPKGYDPTSFTWDAYLAETNNIPAPVQLFNREIPQHGFIEGMRLEAADLMDPRLVCVATISRVIGRLLRVHFDGWEDEYDQWLDCHSPDIYPVGWCDLVDHKLEGPRLLGKNTSPTVKSPRGLKRKSKRKPKKGGKVACAKSILPRQSSRMESRDREREPQPAQGTKIERERELESLPEEGGREPETAQEPAGPDQTLPSPTTGQGHAESETRSEAQNLIPPKGRTATSYINVTSANNKFIPRLADGLQKNSDFGDLVPAEWNVFDVAQFLRVNDCATYCDNFSKRKIDGNALLTLTKDQIIDLTGFKVGPSLKIFDLIQQLKIKVNPAQERLKLGLKKLL